In the genome of candidate division KSB1 bacterium, one region contains:
- a CDS encoding DUF3047 domain-containing protein translates to MRKTLSKYVILILTSLLFTASGGQTFENSDKNDPQKTVESFYEQWTSLENSHSSKEKEEKQLEIVNQLFNLSRLAPQIVQKRWAKLSSFEQTSFLNALRESIKNKLNQELRSSNANTEEFEFKEKEIKENFATLRYNVNKKNKAIELVLYLLKDEEGDWKITNTKFGKNSLLRYYYGYCDKLLKKYSMPYLIGELGEYGYVELENFEASDVDKLPKRWNWKDKDNKKNKPYYVKEENGNKYLAARDQGESVIIGKDIKWNLKKYPYVSFRWRVHEIPEGADERFNKKIDSAAGVYFVFKKKLGFIPESVKYVWSSTLPVGSAMRRSGIGKPWMVVAESGKEHLGEWRTYVFNAYEAYRKTFGGKPPDTPVGVGILSDANSMRKVNPDAVAYADYDDIRALKHADADSGVKVRLKAE, encoded by the coding sequence TTGAGAAAAACTTTAAGCAAATATGTTATATTAATCCTGACTTCTTTGTTGTTTACTGCGAGTGGCGGCCAGACTTTCGAGAATAGTGATAAGAATGACCCTCAAAAAACAGTCGAGTCTTTTTATGAGCAGTGGACTTCTCTAGAGAATTCTCATTCCTCTAAGGAAAAAGAAGAGAAACAATTGGAAATAGTTAATCAACTTTTCAACCTTTCAAGATTAGCTCCACAAATTGTACAAAAACGCTGGGCTAAATTAAGTTCATTTGAACAAACCTCCTTCCTGAATGCACTCCGCGAATCTATTAAAAATAAGCTCAACCAAGAACTCCGGTCTTCCAACGCAAATACTGAAGAATTTGAATTTAAAGAAAAAGAGATCAAAGAAAACTTCGCAACACTTCGCTATAATGTGAATAAAAAAAATAAAGCGATTGAACTGGTCTTGTATTTGTTAAAGGATGAAGAGGGAGACTGGAAAATCACTAATACGAAGTTTGGTAAAAATAGTTTGCTTCGTTATTATTATGGTTATTGCGATAAATTACTTAAGAAATATTCGATGCCATATTTGATTGGAGAGCTAGGTGAATATGGATATGTTGAATTGGAAAATTTCGAAGCAAGTGATGTAGACAAATTGCCAAAACGATGGAATTGGAAAGATAAAGACAATAAAAAAAATAAACCGTATTATGTAAAGGAAGAAAATGGGAATAAATATTTGGCAGCAAGAGATCAGGGGGAGTCGGTCATTATTGGTAAAGATATCAAATGGAATTTAAAAAAATATCCCTATGTTTCTTTTCGTTGGCGGGTACACGAAATTCCTGAGGGTGCAGATGAGCGATTTAATAAGAAGATTGATAGTGCCGCCGGCGTTTATTTTGTTTTTAAAAAGAAGCTCGGATTTATACCTGAATCGGTTAAGTATGTTTGGAGTTCAACATTACCAGTGGGCTCGGCAATGAGAAGAAGCGGAATTGGCAAACCCTGGATGGTGGTTGCAGAGTCCGGAAAAGAGCACCTCGGTGAATGGCGAACATACGTATTCAATGCATACGAGGCCTATAGAAAGACGTTTGGTGGCAAGCCTCCTGATACCCCGGTCGGGGTCGGAATTCTATCTGACGCAAATTCGATGCGGAAGGTCAATCCGGATGCCGTTGCCTATGCCGATTATGACGACATAAGAGCTCTCAAGCATGCTGATGCTGATTCAGGAGTTAAAGTGCGTTTAAAGGCGGAGTAA